From Penicillium psychrofluorescens genome assembly, chromosome: 1, one genomic window encodes:
- a CDS encoding uncharacterized protein (ID:PFLUO_000511-T1.cds;~source:funannotate): MSTPATPSPFRLSRRNPPSTRRNAGPQFAPTPRFRLSRRISPQEREEDEIDVIDDDAPPPSTHAARVAPGFSTTRRQRDGIEDFDDGELLRETSRTEDTFIEIVDDAIDSTPPEEDPESPGLLDAGFDTIFAPGREGTKRRRIAVEGEASPSQEQLEPILPASPESQPITTEDTPITPETGPLDSATQSTPAAPARPPVSPPGNFKTPFRNRPKFTLFSSQKQNDPQNTPNQRTPLAQTPAPSQDRRKPAFILPRSPSPSAASENIPAPFSPSSRTLHRRGKRSGVPGYLPGGMAAEVRSWILEMAAKRQQLVTGPAIRMPLQSADDLFQEELRKYLVAARVLCAHQSTVSGSGPVTRIKAKPVAINPEIDDNAEIISIMVMGPPRSKPVVQQQSPNADPAQSHLESSVRTGDLIGIYQSLSWTLELNCTNPDDDDPQEKDSWLVAMDWDLIQEAV, from the exons ATGTCTACGCCCGCT ACCCCGTCCCCGTTTCGTCTCTCTCGCCGGAACCCACCCTCGACGCGCCGCAATGCTGGCCCACAATTCGCGCCTACCCCTCGTTTTCGGCTGTCGCGAAGGATATCGCCTcaggaaagagaagaagatgagatcGACGTCATAGACGATGATGCACCACCGCCATCAACCCATGCAGCGCGCGTGGCACCCGGCTTTAGCACCACGCGTCGCCAAAGGGACGGGATTGAAGATTTCGACGATGGAGAGCTATTGCGAGAAACAAGCAGAACAGAAGATACATTCATTGAGATTGTCGATGATGCCATTGATAGCACCCCTCCAGAGGAGGACCCTGAGTCGCCGGGGCTTCTCGACGCGGGATTCGACACGATCTTTGCGCctgggagggagggaacGAAACGGCGGCGTATCGCCGTAGAAGGAGAGGCTTCGCCCAGTCAGGAACAACTGGAGCCCATTCTACCTGCTTCACCTGAATCTCAGCCGATCACGACTGAGGATACTCCAATTACGCCAGAAACAGGTCCCTTGGATTCTGCAACGCAGAGCactccagcagcgcctgcGCGTCCACCCGTATCCCCACCGGGGAATTTCAAAACACCCTTTCGGAACCGTCCGAAATTCACGCTTTTTTCATCCCAGAAACAAAATGACCCTCAAAATACGCCTAACCAGAGAACGCCATTAGCACAAACACCGGCCCCGTCACAGGACAGACGCAAGCCAGCATTCATCCTCCCCCgttctccatcgccatcagcTGCATCAGAGAACATCCCTGCTCCATTTTCACCATCCTCGCGTACATTACACCGTCGTGGTAAACGCTCAGGAGTACCTGGCTACCTACCCGGTGGAATGGCCGCAGAAGTACGCAGCTGGATTTTGGAAATGGCAGCGAAGAGGCAGCAGCTTGTCACCGGTCCAGCAATCCGAATGCCGTTGCAATCTGCTGACGACCTTTTTCAAGAGGAATTGAGAAAGTACCTAGTGGCTGCACGAGTCCTTTGTGCTCACCAGTCGACAGTTAGTGGCTCTGGTCCTGTGACACGCATCAAAGCAAAGCCTGTCGCCATAAACCCGGAAATTGATGACAACGCAGAAATCATAAGTATTATGGTCATGGGTCCACCTCGATCCAAACCAGTCGTACAGCAACAATCACCCAATGCTGACCCGGCGCAAAGCCATCTAGAGTCGAGCGTTCGGACAGGAGACTTGATCGGAATTTATCAATCTCTCTCATGGACCTTAGAACTCAACTGCACGAACcctgacgatgatgatccacAAGAAAAAGATTCGTGGCTTGTGGCTATGGACTGGGATCTCATACAAGAAGCTGTCTGA